The genomic interval gcgttattcccaacactgtcagtaacacaatgcgccgccagggactcaaatcctgcactgccagacgtgtccccctgctgaagaaagtacacgtccaggcccgtctacggttcgctagagagcatttggatgatccggaagaggactgggagaatgtgttatggtcagatgaaaccaaaatagaattttttggtagaaacacaggttctcgtgtttggaggagaaagaatactgaattgcatccgaagaacaccatacccactgtgaagtatggaggtggaaacatcatgctttgggctgtttttctacaacgggaccaggacgactgatctgtgtaaaggaaagaatgaatggggccatgtatcgagagattttgggtgaaaatctccttccatcagcaagggcattgaagatgagacgtgactcggtctttcggcatgacattgatcccaaacacacagccagggtaacaaaggagtggcttcgtaagaaacatttcaaggtcctggagtgacctagccagtctctatatctcaaccccatagaaaatctgtggagggagttgaaagtccgtgttgcccaacgacagccccaaaacatccctgctctagaggagatctgctcgaaggaatgggccaaaataccagcaacagtgtgtgaaaagcttgtgaagagttacagaaaacgtttggcctccgttattgccaacaaagggtacataacatagtatagagattaacttttggtattgaccaaatacttattttccaccatgatttgcaaataaattctttaaaaatcaaacaatgtcattttctgtttttttgttccacattctgtctctcatggttgaggtttacccatgatgacaattacaggcctttctaaaaattttaagtgggagaacttgcataattagtggttgactaaatacttatttgccccactgtatgttagaaACCAATGATACCATACTGTCAATGTTAAAAGGACAGGTCACACCAGATGACTTGATTAATGTGAGTAAGCGATATCGCGACCATTTTATATGTGTATATTAGTGACCCAGATACTGCAGTGTGCTGCAGTGATGACTCACTCCAGTGGGCTTGAATGCACACACGCATGTGTGCGCACACACACTCAGTACTATTTGCGGAGGGCATCATTTTGCTCGCAACATCCTAGTGTTTAATCCAAATCCTGAAAAAGATTGCCAAATCACTTTCTGAATTTCAAATGCCAGTTAATACAGATGACAAATGTGTTAACATGTTTGTGTCCCTCACAGCCTTTGTGGAAGCCAAGTAAAGGATTGTGCTGTATATTTAGAAGCGAATATTGCTTCATCAGATCACATCAAAGGAATTGACCTCCATCTTTCatattgaagaaaacaaaaaactttataTCGCCCAGCCTTGTGCTGTTTTTATATCAGATTTTCTGCTGCTGCTATAGTAACATCTATCCTCATTCTCTTTCCATTCTGACTCCATCTTTCTCTTCTTCCTTTTGAAATGAGAGGTTTCATTTAAGGTTCTGTGTGCAGCAGACAGATTACGGTATATAGTGTATGAGAACCATTTTAAATTGAAGGATCACAGAGCTGGAACGAAACCATCTGGCCCCCGACAGAATACGCATGCATGCACACCCACTCACACAAATGGACAACCAGATATGGCATTAAGTGGTTAGTGGATGGTATGCTTCTGGATTGTTTAAATTGGGGCCTTCTGCCAGATCTGCTTGGTGTAGGAAATGAATACAGTACTAACCGAATTCTCACATGACTTACAAACATTGCACAGACGGGAAGTATGGTCGTGTACCCTTTGGCCATTTGTTTTTTCTtctaattttggaaaacaaaaaaactgaaaatgagcccaattctgtttttttgtttttatgtgtgttaGCAAGAAAACAAGAAATGAATAGTCTTCCGTTTCATGATTAAGAACTGGTAAGTCAATAACAGAAAATGTGCCTTAATGTGTTTTTCCAATGTCAGTTTATTGAACTGaagtcaaaaaacaaaatatgcccaaaatcTGTTTTCCACGAAGTTCGCTTTTACAATGAGCTGTTACAATGAAGACGATGTTCTTCTTCAACAAGACGAACAAGACCCTGCTGCAGCTGtataatattattttataaGAGAAGAAGAACATGGTCTTCCGGGTCATGGCTCATTGTAAAAGCGAACGTCGTGGAAAATACAAATATTCGACATATTTTGTTTTCGACTTCAGTTCAATAAACTGATATTGGAAAAACAGATCAACAATAAttcgttcccacaaaaaaaaaaaaaaaatcagcagtgaaaaaaacaatgtgatatcactcaaatgttgctgttcatacaacaattattgacatgcaatggtaagttttaatcacTTTATCCCAAAaatatagccaacactattgattgcatctgTGATTCTAATGCttgcatttgttgttttttactgatatgttaagcaggcaccattgacttgcactagcttagccacttcggAGTCCTGAaagtaacaaataactaacaaactgcaaggAATTTCTTGAAATCGACTCCACCGACAAGTTAAAACCCCACTAACTCGAACATAAAGCctcatgtcaaaaattctgaacttcccctttaaattcttttatatgaaagtcaattacatgcaatgacatttttcggctaCAGGGGGGCACTGCCCCCACCCAATCTCTGCCTATGGTGTCAGGTTAACTACTACAGCTCAGCAATCTAGTTAAAAACATAAgtcatgtttgaaaatggaaagaaGAGACAACTGGGCAACGCTTTCTTCCCCCATTATTTGAATATCAGTGAGAAATTGTAGAAATGGAACAAAGATGGACTCACCACGCCTTCCTCAGCAGGGGCATTGTCTCCCACAACCAACATAACTGGACACCTAAAACAAACCCACCATTGATGGTAAATATTTACTAAGGCAATGTGTATTATATCAAATGGCTAGAAATGGACATATTTAACCAGTTAAAGCCAAGTATTAAATTGACCAGAATTTTTGGCCAGGACTCCCAGACATAAAAGTCGCTATGAAGCAAGAATATTTCTTAATGTTTTATTGGGGTGGGGCGGGTTGGGGTGTcagacctcctaaaaccactgaaatgcaaagaaaactgctgtTGACATTATACCTATAAcatacaataaaacacaacaggctTCACACATGCATTAGGGTTAGTGCATGTAACAAGACATACAACCTGATTTTCATGCAACATTGTATTTTTTGCCCAATGATGTGCAAAAAAgagttaacaaaaacaccagaagtaccaacctccatctcctaagttTTATTAttgctcatttcctcacatctcaATGctaaacctcaattttaactactttaaaACATAACTTAAAAACATGGGATGTACATTATATttaaagataatgtaaacattgacttattataTACATACATGAGCAAAAATATGTTCAAATGACTTACATTgtgcatattgaaatggaatatattttaaagataaagcaaacactgacttttttaaattggaagtaagtaaataagtagcctaatataaatgaacaaaagtccaaatgtgcacattaacatggaatATGGTCTGAAACTCCccgtcagagcaaataaaataaaaaaatgcctcTTCAACTCTCTCCGTTCTCTTTAAGACCTGATCAATTTTCCATtgtattgtctttttttttatcgcATTTAATTTAACAAGCAGTttattggatggatggatggtgttccagaaaacatgcatttgaaacaaatagagctaactatccaagcTGATCACATATACGTCTGACAGCCAATTAAACGGACAACTAATGGGCCGTTTACGTGGTGATGCAACAATTGTGTTgcagaatggcctcgccttttcATGGTGAAGACgaagacgcaaacttttgattctgGCCTCCAAAGCGGAAGGATTTGATTGCTGGGATTGCTCTgcaaccatatgaatggaaGGCTCTCGCCCGATGACATCAGCACTTGCATACGTCACTTTGGACATATACATACAACTCCTTTTGTCCAGTTGCATTTTCTTAATAAACACCACAATATGAACACCCACAAAAGGAGTATTCCAGACTCCCCCGTGACATGAAAAGTTTTGTCATTTTATGGCAATCCAGAAACAGGTTGGGCTGGGGGTGGCACTTACTTCAGAGTTTTGGCATTCAGCGTAGTCCCACTCCGGTTCATCTCCAAGTCCCTTCGACTAAAAGAGACAATCTTAATTGAATGCTATATTGTTTGACAGCTTGATAcataggtgtcaaaccaattccactatgggccaagtgggtgctggattttgttccaaccgataccgcgcaaacagtttaaccaatgaattttctgttgaaacaagcagcacctgacaaagtttaactgattacccatgtaagagatcagattggtcaaaaggtgtcctcttcattagccacgtttacatgctgactttttttcataccgattcaaatcattccgaatggaaatttcacatcagctgtttacatgtcacttcatctattccgatccagcgtttacatgtgtctgcctttattccgaaaggacgtttgacaactgccgtctgatatgcgcagattaatcaaaacaaagcgtcacgttgcaaaacatggagatcgatcgtcagatcagctgctgttctaacttttcgagtggaaacaaaacttcagaatgacacgccgttcatttaaaaagttgtgtgggtgcgctgtgcgtgtgcttggaagccatgttgcatgtgacgttacttacgtcaccaagtgacgtcaccacgtcagtacggagcatgtgcagaaagaacgcagctagacaccattccgcttccctgtttacatgatataattttacttctaatcggtttgggaaaaggaatattccacccctgtgaatcggaataaaattccattcggtttgggcctgttcattccgaatgaggtgtttatatggaacacatttattcggtttgaacaaatattccgattgaaattggaatatttggctccatgtaaacgtggcaattggttggaaagaaaacctgcacccacttggccctttatgTAGTCAGTTTGACACCAGTGACATAATAAAATCTACTTCCTTATCATCTGAAAATGAGCATCTGATGCAAGTCATTGGTTAACAGAGAATTAAAGTATGCCAGTCATCATACAGGTGGTCCTCAGGTTATGATGTCCTCGACTTTCAACGTTCCGACTTTATGACGCCCGTGCCTCGGCCGCCATTCAGTCCTCAGCACAAGTGTTTCTGCTTAGCTAGTGCATAGTGCTTGTGGATCATTGCCTTTTTCGCCCTACTTTTTTCACATTATGGCCCCAAAGAAGTAAGATGGTTCAGCCGAAAGGAAAGTAACTACCATGGAAACAACGCTAAaatcgtaaaaaaaaatcagagaaaGACTTTGATGAACATTGTTAAagacttaaggccgagttatggttctgcggcagacctacgccgtcaaggcagacttgatttacgaccctccgcagtagcctgacgtgcacctcatCAGAATCCTGACTGGGCGTCACGTCAACGTGTGgtgacgtgacgcaaatggactgtgattgatcCGCCAGACTGTTGTTTTCGGTTAAGCGCGAAATcgcagccattttcaaacattgttctGCTAACACGCaacaatggaccaagccgacgagagtatcaacgaagaggtccgcaagtacgacaacctctacaatgtctcgacaagacattataaagattgccgaatgccatttggcaattggcaagcaattcgtggaaggagattgctgaaaatacggggctggaggtcagcgattgcataaaaaaatggaagaacctccgGGACAAATaagtgtgtgttcggaagcgaatggccacacgtggctgtgacacagtcggccaaaaactgcccgctttttatcactttatgtcgtatttttggttgatgCATTTTATCATTTACTGTgtgcatatgtttgctgtgagtctgtgacttacttacacttcaagtatatgaagaataaagcacatgtTTAGTGTCAAGAGTTGCTTtggtgtttaattttcaacagcaGACAATTCACACActtaatacatcatcactgattgagagtaccttggtgcttttatgataacgtgtttattATCAAGGTTTCCAACGtaatttgggaagttccatagctgccagaaatctgctatggcttcccactggctggttataGGACACGGCAATGAAATCGGACACAACGCTGGACAACGCAGCTTGCTAGCTCCCACCCAATGCTAGAATTCGTGAACTGCCAGTTTCTGTGTGGCCACaaaagtcggacagaccacccttgcaacagtcttctgcgtcgcctgcgccttaaCATGTGtataatcaacatttgttgttctatgttgatgagctgaagatccatatTCAAGCATTCCAACTTCGTTGccattgttgtgtaaccgggagaaaactagaggaagtcgacaagagtcccccaaaaccgtacaaacacaacgccacacccctctagtggcttggcggtgaattacagagcaacacgttcccttgccgcagaactatcaaatgctcattgacgccgtagtgtCTACATCGTCACTACGCTGTCAGCCCAACGCAgaggcataactcaggctttatgcTCCGTTCAAACCAAAGATAAACTGTCGCGCGAAAATGCCTTGCTCGTTGCCAAATGCAGTTTTGCACTCGCACAAACCTTTTGTCGCCAACAGTCACAGTAAGTGACACCAAACAACCTCTCACGTAACGTAAAAATAAGTAGAGTCATTTAACGAATTGGGTTGAATGTATGCTTCAGGTTGCAATGTTGATGTGTTGTGTCTGGACTGTCCCTAAACACATCGTGTCTCTGAGTGGTGAGAGAGAGTGAGAGGGGCGGACAAGAAAGCGAGTTTGCTTAGTTTTCGTTTTGTTGGCGTCAGCTACGGCCTACAGTAGTAGTTTTCTGTGCttccgttagcaaaaaaaaaaaaaaaaaaacattgaaaactaCAGCTTTCCACCGACCTCTCAGCAATTATGGTAGGTATAGCATCTTACGttttaattttaatgtattttacttTCTTAAAATGAAGTATTTTGACGTAAACTTTGACTTTAAGAAATTTGGgtcacgtcgccagcgtaggaacgaaaCTCGTTCGCAACTGGAGGACTCCCTGGAATTAACGTTCTACAGAAATGCTATtatcctggctaatgaaataaattcatttttaattgataaCAAAACAATTATTCTACCTGTTATACATGTTCCAGAACAGCTGCAAGTTGAACTGGTTGATGGTGTTGTTAATCTGTTGCCGATAGCTCTGCACCAGCTCTGTGTTGTTCATTAGCTCCTCCTGTTTACGTACAGTAGAAGAACATTATCGTGACTTCCTGGCCATTCTGGAGAGTCTGGTGTTACAAAAGTTCCTACACATACCTGACTGAAAAGATGTGGCAGTACAGTATCTGGTAGTGCGCTTGTCAGTCCTGACAGCTATTGGAAATACAGTTGCTTATTATTAGACAGTAGAACTACTGTAAATGTGGGATCCTGTGAAATCCTCCAAAAGCATGCATATCCCTGTTTTGAAATCTAAAACACTCACAGAACATTTGGTCTGTTACCTTTGTAGCAGCCCAGTCAATCCATCCTTTGCCATTGGGGTCAATGTTTAGCAGAACCAAACCCTCCACAAGGTCAGGGAATATCAgctgaatgaatatatatattttttgtttcactgGTTGTCCACTTTCAGAtattgtaaatatctcaaatGTGTGGATACTACTCACAGCAAACTTAGCCAGGATGTATGATCCAGCTCCAACTCCAATACCAACGATACTCttgaatctaaaaaaaaatcgaaagtctttgtttttgaaaaaagataaaATATGTGAAAGTTGTAACAGAGATACTGCAATTGCTAAATTTTATCTTTGCCAATACCCTGTTATCGTATAGAAAATGACTACCAACACAACCTGAAACTGAACAATTTGCCTAGCTAACTTCTTCTTTGTCAAAGTTTATCTGTATAAACAAACACTGCTAAGAAAACAAAGGGAACACTAAAGTAACACATTGTAAATATGATTGAATGAAATATTATTATCAACTACTTTGTTCTTTCCACAGTTGAATATCCCGacaacaaaatcacacaaaaatgatcaatgaaaatcaaatgtactGTATCAACCTATGGAGTTCTAGATTTGGAGTAATACTCAAAATTAAAGCggaaaaacacactacaggTTGATCCAACTTTGATTTAATGTCCTTTACACAAGTCAAAAATGAGGCTCAGTACTGTGTGTGGCCTCCGCATGCCTGTATGACCTCTCTACAACGCCTGGGCATGCTCCTAATGGGACGACGGAGGGTGTCCAGGGAAATCTCCTCCTGAGACCTGAACTAGCCCATCACTGAGCTCCTGAacagtctgaggagcaacctgTCTCTGCTAGATGAACCTAAACATAATGTTCCAGAGGTGTTTtattggatttaggtcaggcGAATGTGGGGGCCAGTCAATTTTATCAATTCTTTCTTCCTTCAGGAACTGCTTGCATACTCCAGTCACATGAGGTTGGGCATTGTTGTGGACCAGGAGCAACTCAGGTACCACTGCACAAGCGTAGCTCACAACAATGAGTCCAAAGATTGCATCCCGATACCTAATAGCAGTCAGAGTGCCATTATCTAACCTGTAGAGGTCTGTGTGTCCTTCCTGGGATATGCCACCCCtgaccatcactgacccacctccACACCGGTCATGCTGAATGATGATGCAGGCAGCATAACGTTCTCCACGGCATCCCCGAACTGTTTCACCTTCGTCGCATGTGCTCAAGTTGAACCTGCTTTGGTGAAGGCCACAGAGCCAGTGGCATAATTGCAAATTCTTGTGGTCTAtggcaaatgccaattgctctaCGGTGATGGGCAGTGAGCATGGGCTCACTACAGGATGTCAGGGGCTCAGGTCATCCTCACggagtccgtttctcattgtttggtcaaaaaaaaaaaaaaaaaattcacaccaGTGGCCTGCTGGAGGTCATTCTGTAGGGCTCTGGCAGTGCTCATCCTGTTCCTCCTTGAACAAAGGAGTGGATACCCATCCTGCTGAGGATTAAAGGACCTTCTAAGGCCCTGTCCAGCTCTCCTGGAGTAACTACCAGTGTCCTGGAATCTTTTACAGGCCgccaggttgctcctcagacAGTCTAGaccctggtccagatctgggcAAAGATCCTTCAGGAGAACATCCGCCACCTCATCAGGAGCATACCCAGGCGTTGTAGGGAGGTCATACACACGGGTGgctgtggcgcagttggtagacGGAGTTGACTTGGGACTGAAGGGTCAGCGGTTCCATTCCTTTATTGTGTTTTTCCACTTAAATTTTGAGTACAACTCCAAATCTATACCTTCATaggttaatacattttttttcatggataatttttgtgtgactttgttgtcagcacattcaactatggaaagagcaaagcatttaataaaaacatttcttCCATTCAAATCTACAATGTGTTATGTAAGtgttccttttatttttttagcagtGTATTTGAAGGGAAAGACAAGGTTTAGAACAACATTCAACTGCAAATTTGTTAGACTTCTGATGATACAGAAAATGTTTCCACTAATACTCTTtaacagaatagaatagaatagaatagaatagaatagaatagaatagaatcgagcacagatgtactgtatgtatgtacgtacgtacgtacagtatgtatgtgcgCTCTGTTTTTATTATGTTTGCAGTCTTTAAgacaggcagatttacacattaAAAAGATGTTAAATTTGGCATCTAAAGGCTAAACTGCAGGGTACCTGGCAAAGTAGGTCACAGTAACTAGATAGACGCAGCAACATTTGTGCCATCTTTGAACGTTTGTATATTTGTACTTTTAAACAAGATTGACTATGTTAATTTCTCTAAAATTGTACATtcatcaattgaaaatatttcaatttcaatcattCTCATTTTAATTAGTAATATAAATAATACTCAACGTTTTCATACATGAAGGATAACAATTTGATGTTTTGAATTAAATCTAGAGAGTGAAATAGGCAATCGGGACAATGTGTCTCTGTGTGTGTAAATCAAAGACCTTTTTAATAAACACATTTCCCGCAGTgcagcacagaaacacagaatttcATCTTTGCCAACTTCCTGAGGAAAACAAGGACACTATGTTCCAGTAAATAAAAAGTCTGGCTCAATAGGAACAGCATGTATTATTGAAGAATAAAATGCACCAACCCAAAATGCTGCACCACAGTTGACAACATGCTCGCCAACTGGTCCATCGTAGGATACTGGTACCTGAAGAAGGAAATGACATATTTGTACTACATCTCTACATGAGTAACCAAAAATTAGGTTGGTTGCATAAGGGATTCGTCCATcaaattaacaaaaaacaaaaaaaaagaatgttttcTTTATTATATAAAGTAGGTCATGTGCTACAAAAAGATTTGCGCAAATCTGCTTTTCTGTACCCTTGTGGCAACTGTGACGCTCCAATCTGCTGTCCCGGAGCATCGACGTGGCAAACCACAAAGTGCTTGGTGATCTCCTGCATATCCTCATTATTGAAGAAAGAGTTGAAGCACAGCTTGTCTGCAGGAAAGAGGATGGGGAATAAACAATGTGATGAACTGAAGAATGTAATCTATGATGGTTGTAGAACAGTGGTGTCAAACATACACCTCGTGGCTTTTACGTTATTCGTACATAAAGAGGTTTATTTGGAAATTACGCTTTTATTCCCCCACAAGGGATGAAAAAGCATGAAGTGTTGGAACTTAAAGGAGCAATATGAAAGATTGACTCCTCTATTATTCATCACATGGCTctaatatttcaatagacactagaaaatgcaatatctggagaaattgcaatgGTTACTTTGCTGTGATGGTTGCTATATCAggtcatgtcctgttgattttgaggcatttcggaCTTCCTGTAGCTATtgtgtaacttcctgttgatatagggGCATTcgcggttcacttcctgttcatattgggtcacttcctgttgatttttttttagccatTCCAGGTtcacgtcctattgattttgaggcttTTCATGGTCACgtccagttgattttgaggcattccagggtcacttggtgttcatattgggtcacttcgttttattttgggggcatttcagggtcccttcctgttgatatctcgTCACTTGGGTTTTTgagccattgaaatgaatggtgaATAGGGCCATTAGAAACGAATGGGtgttttttggcaaattttcggAGACGAGATGCGtgtaaagaaacgcagagccctattttcgtacgctgattaaatctaggcaaagtggctttttagaccaggttttggacaggtttgctcccaatttacaggcttgatcaatttcttttaactgctagtcctagATATGAtcagaggaggaactggtttgctcagtggaaggttgactcgcacttggtatgacggaatacaacagaccgatGGGCAGCGTTgtttcaaattttgacctgtttataaaacatgctgtcaaaatgagaagaattttgaacaggaatttgctAAAATATTAGCTTGCTCAGTTAGGTAAATGGGttttgaatttggaaaaaaaacgcttAATTGTCTTGTTCTGAAGGGTTCGGTGTATacgcatgtgaaacttgtggggttcagtTCTttaagcaaggttaagaaccactgatctaatAGTTGGTAGACAAAGTGGCTGACTACCTGTACCTCTGTTTGTTAGAATATGAATGTGTTTATATCGACAATATCTTAAACAAAAATATCATCATCCTTGTATGCCTTGGTTGCCTACTTTGAGGCTGAATGCATGCTGGACTCTAAGAAACCATCCAGCAACATTGGATCTTTTCATAATACCTCTGTATTTAATATGGCCTGTGTTGCTC from Corythoichthys intestinalis isolate RoL2023-P3 chromosome 5, ASM3026506v1, whole genome shotgun sequence carries:
- the ndrg4 gene encoding protein NDRG4 isoform X3 — protein: MPECWDGEHDVETPYGMLHVVIRGAPKGNKPAILTYHDVGLNHKLCFNSFFNNEDMQEITKHFVVCHVDAPGQQIGASQLPQGYQYPTMDQLASMLSTVVQHFGFKSIVGIGVGAGSYILAKFALIFPDLVEGLVLLNIDPNGKGWIDWAATKLSGLTSALPDTVLPHLFSQEELMNNTELVQSYRQQINNTINQFNLQLFWNMYNSRRDLEMNRSGTTLNAKTLKCPVMLVVGDNAPAEEGVVECNSKLDPTNTTFLKMADSGGLPQLTQPGKLTEAFKYFLQGMGYIAYVKDRRLSGGPVPSASMTRLARSRTASLTSASSMDGSRSRTCTHSDSTEGVGAVTHTMEVSC
- the ndrg4 gene encoding protein NDRG4 isoform X4, which gives rise to MPECWDGEHDVETPYGMLHVVIRGAPKGNKPAILTYHDVGLNHKLCFNSFFNNEDMQEITKHFVVCHVDAPGQQIGASQLPQGYQYPTMDQLASMLSTVVQHFGFKSIVGIGVGAGSYILAKFALIFPDLVEGLVLLNIDPNGKGWIDWAATKLSGLTSALPDTVLPHLFSQEELMNNTELVQSYRQQINNTINQFNLQLFWNMYNSRRDLEMNRSGTTLNAKTLKCPVMLVVGDNAPAEEGVVECNSKLDPTNTTFLKMADSGGLPQLTQPGKLTEAFKYFLQGMGYMPSASMTRLARSRTASLTSASSMDGSRSRTCTHSDSTEGVGAVTHTMEVSC